The Theobroma cacao cultivar B97-61/B2 chromosome 2, Criollo_cocoa_genome_V2, whole genome shotgun sequence genome includes the window CAGAGACCTACCAGGTGTAATAGTTGGTGAAAATAACAGGGTAGAGTGGGACACAACAATGGAAAGAGTGAAGCTCAAATCTGGGAAACCATTGGTATTATGTTGTGCGCAGCTCTCTTATTGTTCATTAAATTTACTTCACGATAACTTTTTCctaatttgttaattattttaataggTGCCTGATTATGCCATGAAGTTTGTCAAAGGGAGGTCAACCAAGTAAGTGCCGAATAACTATTACTAGTGAATTCTGACTTTTGCTTCAATGTTATATTCCTAACAACCTTACCTGATACTTGGAATTTAGGCCATTTGGTCGTTTGTGGATGGATGAAATTGTTAAGACAGTAGTAACAAGGGCTAAACCTCATAACCAGGTTTTTTCTCCTGTTTTTATGTCCTGGGTGTAAGGGTGGGTGTTATCCAAATATATTCTAGTGCATACTTCCAAATCGAACTCTTTTGGCAGAGCATCCTTCATCCTTCGCAAGACAGGGTACTCACAATCCGTGAAAATGCTAGACTACAGGGGTTCCCGGACTGCTATAAGCTTTTTGGGTCTATCAAGGAGAGGTTTGTTGAGCAAAGTTAAAGTTTTTAAGATTGCCATAATTTAGTATTATCCATATTTGTTGGACGCTCAGTTTTTTTGGTATTGAAGAACATTTATTGCCATAGGGAATCTCAATGCTGTTTTTAGCATATCTTTAGTTCTAGGTATCTCTTTTGATCCATTTATGTAGGCGCCCTTACTTAATTACAATGGTTCTGCTAAGTAATAATGTCAATGTTTTTCTTTCAGTGGGTGAAGGTCACCAACTTACAATAGTCTCTTGCTTTATTTCACATTAGAGTAGTACAGGCTAATTGCACACATTGttttttgtctcttttttGCAGATATATACAGGTTGGAAATGCTGTTGCTGTTCCAGTTGCTATTGCATTGGGATACGCATTTGGTTTAGCATGCCGAGGAGTCTCCGATGATGAGCCCTTGTTGATCCTTCCTTTCAAGTTCCCAAAGTGTCTTGCACGGTCTTCACAAATAGAAGTAGATGATTCTGATTGAGGAAGTTCCAAGCAAATACAATTTGGTATTACCCCCTGCATCCTTTTTACCACTCATGTTTGCTGTCGATTGCCAGTTGAGTggaatttgacaaaaatataaGCATTTCTCAGGAGTTTTGCCTCATTTCCAAGAATAACAAGAAGGATGTTGACTGCAGAAGGACGTTTACCGGCAACGGGCATCTCCTTTCGTGGTTCTCTATATAAATCCTCGTCGGGTTGAATTGGATTAAGCATGTTGTTGTGCTTTAGACTTTTATGCAATCAAATGCACAAAGTGGGGGGGTGGGGGTCGGGGGCGGGGGACTGGGCTAGCACCCCCTTTGGGATTATTAACCATTGCTTAGATTCTGGGGTTATGGTGGCAGCTTTCGACTGAACTAAGATATTctcattatttaatttttaatttaattatttcagacaaagttattttttactttgacTCTCCATTCTCTTCGTGAATTTGATGACTTTGatgtaaaaatattatattatactaGCAGGATagtttttcatctttttacagaagaaaaatgaaagtaGAGAAGAGTCAGAACATGCATGCCACATTGATTGGCTTATATCTGCCACTTAAGATTTCATGTCCTTACGTGGCACATGATGTGGTCCCAATACGAACACCCAATCACTATGGCTGCCATAGTCCCACGGTAGTTTCCGTCTAACACTCTTTTAACTCTTGACCATGTTTTGACaagattttctttctctttgataGGAACAACTTCCAGTTCCAGGTTCCAAAACAGGTGAAGTCGAGAAGTTGGACTTTGTATGCAACTCTACTCATTCACTCTTTCAGTTGAATCAAAGAAGCATAGATTCAACATGTCCCTCACTTTAAGGCTCAGTCCCTTCCTTTCTCCACCACAAAACCATCTGAAATTCACATTCAGACCCCACCCATCCAAACCCACAGTTCTTTCACCAAAAAAATTCACTTCTCCGCCTACAATAAAGTGTGTCCGGGGGAACTCTGAACATCTTCCTCTCACTCCAGCAAAACCCAGATTGGAAAACGTGTTATCTACCGCTGCAAGCTTGTACCCTCTGTATGTGACAGTTGGTGGCATTGTGGCTTGCTTGCAACCGTCGACTTTTTCATGGTTTGTTAAGAGAGGACCTGGTTCATATAGCTTGACACTTGGGCTAATTATGTTGGCTATGGGTCTCACTTTGGAACTCAAGGACTTGCTCAATTTGTTCATCCAAAGGCCTCTTTCTGTGAGTTTTTCATTAATGACAATGATGGTTTTGTTTACtagtaattaatttcttttagtgaAAATTAAGGGTATACTTAATCATCCGAGTTGATTTTATGGAAGATTATATAGAATTTAGCAGGAATTTTTTGGGACAAATATTGTCTTGGAAACAATTTGGAATTCATTTCATTAACATTTTGTATATGTTGATATGCGAATTCTGTGATTGTTCTATAATTGGAATTTTGTTCTGGAATCTGAGAATGGTATTTTGACTTGCTTGCTTCATGAGTTAATCTTAAGAGAAGTGACGCCGAGTTGCGCAAGGTTTTTCAGATCAAGTAAAAACTTTTCGGACATGATCGTCAGATTGTAATTTACATTGTGGAGCAATTAGTTGGAATACTGACACAtcttttctattttccttCATAAACATttactaaatattttatagtacCTGTCTGTCTGCACTCTGTAGTATGCCTATTTAGTGGTATTAACTGGAATTGTAAATCGGGGTGTTGAGGGATTGGTTGATGCTGCATACTTGTCTATACCTCTGTAAGGATAATGTTTTCCTCCTTTGTGAAGGGGGtagatgttttaattttaaactcGAGAGCACGAACTAATCTTGTTTATCACATACTTGCTGCCTATGAACATCAATTTGTTCTCCTACTTTCATCAGATTCTGTTTGGATGTGTTGCTCAGTACACAATTATGCCAACTTTTGGGATGGTTATTAGCAAGACTCTGGGGCTTTCACCATCTCTTTCTGTTGGTTTGATTTTACTTGCTTGTTGCCCTGGAGGTGCTGCATCAAATGTGGTAAGAGTTTCTTTACCCATCACGTTCTTTTGCTCAACTATATACCTTAAAACTCTGTTGGAAGGCCCTTTGGCAGAAGTTTTTTACTTTTGGAAGATGCCTTTTATTCTTGTTACAGACATTTGGAAGAGTTCGTTGATATATTAGAGCACCTAAAATAGttgctttatttttcataagatgcattgtttttatttgCTGAAATAGTGTTACAGGTGACCTTAATTGCTCGAGGGGATGTTCCACTATCAACTGTACTGACTGTTTGCACGACTCTTGGAGCAGTGATTGCCACTCCTCTTTTGACTATGATTCTGGCAGGGACTTATGTTCCTGTGGATGCTGTTGGACTTTCCATCAGTACCCTGCAGGTTGGCTAACTCTATCCTTGAGTCATATAAACTTTGACACATCAAGATGTGTTCAATCTATTTATTGTTCTTTTTGGAATTCATAGTTCTTATTATGTCTCGTCCAGGTGGTGGTTGCTCCGGTTCTGCTAGGTTCTTATATACAGAGCTCATTTCCTGTGGTGGTGAAAATTGTTACACCATTTGCCCCATTATTTGCTGTTTTAGCTTCATCACTACTTGCATGCAGGTTTATCTGTTATTCAAATTTATCCGCTGGATACTTACTTTCTCCTCTCTTGTGTTACC containing:
- the LOC18607155 gene encoding sodium/pyruvate cotransporter BASS2, chloroplastic, which gives rise to MQLYSFTLSVESKKHRFNMSLTLRLSPFLSPPQNHLKFTFRPHPSKPTVLSPKKFTSPPTIKCVRGNSEHLPLTPAKPRLENVLSTAASLYPLYVTVGGIVACLQPSTFSWFVKRGPGSYSLTLGLIMLAMGLTLELKDLLNLFIQRPLSILFGCVAQYTIMPTFGMVISKTLGLSPSLSVGLILLACCPGGAASNVVTLIARGDVPLSTVLTVCTTLGAVIATPLLTMILAGTYVPVDAVGLSISTLQVVVAPVLLGSYIQSSFPVVVKIVTPFAPLFAVLASSLLACSVFSENVVRLKSSMVNATLASDATSIDRLQSILSGELGAVILSVLLLHFAGFLVGYLSAAICRFREPERRAISIEVGMQNSALGVVLATSHFTSPVVALPPAMSAVIMNIMGSSLGFFWRHINPSDPGTSQELDEK